Proteins encoded together in one Cicer arietinum cultivar CDC Frontier isolate Library 1 chromosome 4, Cicar.CDCFrontier_v2.0, whole genome shotgun sequence window:
- the LOC101503506 gene encoding E3 ubiquitin-protein ligase ATL31-like translates to MVDSTPIIIIFLLHHHFTAEAQSPLQPETRIGSSTPNLWDVSSIGVIVGALIATLLLFFLLLMFLRRFTTSTSENNTLSESKCKPGTGITPQILKTFPILLYSFIFKNLKECPQQCSVCLGDFNNNDTLRVLPQCNHVFHPPCIDAWLSNHVTCPVCRTNLNKLHSLHFSISVDTQTVGGHGSEMV, encoded by the coding sequence ATGGTTGACTCGACTCCCATTATCATCATATTCCTCCTTCACCACCATTTTACTGCAGAGGCACAGTCACCATTACAACCAGAGACACGTATCGGTTCATCAACACCAAATTTATGGGACGTGTCTTCAATAGGTGTTATTGTTGGAGCTCTTATTGCAACACTTCTCTTATTTTTCCTCTTGTTAATGTTCCTACGCCGCTTCACAACCTCAACATCAGAAAACAACACTCTGTCTGAGTCAAAATGTAAACCTGGCACTGGAATCACCCCTCAAATTCTCAAAACATTTCCGATTCTTTTGTACTCTTTTATCTTCAAGAATCTTAAAGAGTGTCCTCAACAATGTTCCGTCTGTCTCGGTGATTTCAACAACAATGACACACTTCGCGTTCTCCCTCAATGTAACCATGTTTTTCACCCTCCTTGTATTGATGCTTGGCTTTCTAACCATGTTACTTGCCCTGTTTGTCGTACCAACCTCAATAAACTTcattctctacatttttctattTCCGTTGACACACAAACAGTTGGTGGGCATGGAAGTGAAATGGTATAA
- the LOC101503842 gene encoding protein phosphatase inhibitor 2 isoform X2, which produces MKGRVRWDEANIGNIEANKPVRQKITEPKTPYHPMIEDDSSPSPGRGGYDEGVDDKSDPTNAEESAFDNVVSCNRKKTRQSDGWTSSEDETESVEQIDEDASCSFKEHRRAHYDEFLKVKELRQQALLENGSDEDNNTEEKKSNSDSSSAASKGD; this is translated from the exons ATGAA GGGACGTGTGAGATGGGATGAAGCTAATATTGGAAACATTGAGGCAAACAAACCTGTGAGGCAAAAAATTACTGAGCCTAAGACTCCATATCATCCTATGATTGAAGATGACA GCTCTCCATCTCCTGGAAGAGGAGGGTACGATGAAGGTGTGGATGATAAAAGTGACCCAACAAATGCTGAAGAATCTGCTTTTGATAATGTGGTTTCTTGCAATAGAAAAAAAACTAGACAATCTGATGGCTGGACATCATCTGAGGATGAGACAGAATCAGTAGAACAAATTGATGAAg ATGCAAGTTGTAGCTTTAAAGAGCACCGACGTGCCCACTATGATGAATTCCTTAAAGTCAAAGAATTGAGACAACAGGCTCTTCTAGAGAATGGAAGTGACGAGGATAATAATACTGAGGAGAAGAAATCGAACTCTGACTCATCTTCTGCAGCGAGTAAAGGAGATTGA
- the LOC101503842 gene encoding protein phosphatase inhibitor 2 isoform X1 codes for MKGRVRWDEANIGNIEANKPVRQKITEPKTPYHPMIEDDSSPSPGRGGYDEGVDDKSDPTNAEESAFDNVVSCNRKKTRQSDGWTSSEDETESVEQIDEGGTFFDYETDASCSFKEHRRAHYDEFLKVKELRQQALLENGSDEDNNTEEKKSNSDSSSAASKGD; via the exons ATGAA GGGACGTGTGAGATGGGATGAAGCTAATATTGGAAACATTGAGGCAAACAAACCTGTGAGGCAAAAAATTACTGAGCCTAAGACTCCATATCATCCTATGATTGAAGATGACA GCTCTCCATCTCCTGGAAGAGGAGGGTACGATGAAGGTGTGGATGATAAAAGTGACCCAACAAATGCTGAAGAATCTGCTTTTGATAATGTGGTTTCTTGCAATAGAAAAAAAACTAGACAATCTGATGGCTGGACATCATCTGAGGATGAGACAGAATCAGTAGAACAAATTGATGAAg GAGGAACATTTTTTGATTATGAAACAGATGCAAGTTGTAGCTTTAAAGAGCACCGACGTGCCCACTATGATGAATTCCTTAAAGTCAAAGAATTGAGACAACAGGCTCTTCTAGAGAATGGAAGTGACGAGGATAATAATACTGAGGAGAAGAAATCGAACTCTGACTCATCTTCTGCAGCGAGTAAAGGAGATTGA
- the LOC101504156 gene encoding uncharacterized protein: protein MAYSSISISQDMASMATEICNQIASIFSKPTHPYLPPLDLLVTELSTVASQKARVFLYGVGREGLMLKAFCMRLAHLGLSAHLVFDMTTPPITAGDLLIASAGPGGFSTVDALCSVARSNGGRVLLLTAQPETGSCVKHASAVAYVPAQTMANDVDEAVDVKSRPLLPMGSVYEGALFVLFEMVVYKLGELLGERPEAVRSRHTNLE from the coding sequence ATGGCTTATAGTTCTATTTCTATTTCTCAAGATATGGCTTCAATGGCCACAGAAATCTGCAACCAAATAGCCTCCATATTTTCAAAGCCCACTCATCCATACCTACCCCCACTGGACCTCTTAGTCACCGAGCTCTCCACCGTAGCCTCTCAAAAAGCCCGTGTTTTCCTCTACGGAGTGGGCCGCGAGGGCCTTATGCTCAAGGCCTTCTGTATGCGCCTCGCCCATTTGGGCCTCTCGGCCCATCTAGTCTTCGATATGACCACTCCACCAATCACCGCCGGAGATCTCCTCATCGCCTCCGCTGGTCCCGGAGGCTTCTCCACCGTAGATGCTTTATGTTCGGTGGCGCGATCTAACGGTGGAAGGGTGCTGCTTCTGACGGCCCAGCCTGAGACGGGGTCTTGTGTGAAGCACGCTAGCGCGGTAGCTTACGTGCCTGCGCAGACCATGGCAAATGATGTGGATGAAGCAGTGGATGTGAAATCTAGACCGTTGCTTCCGATGGGAAGTGTATATGAAGGGGCGCTGTTTGTATTGTTCGAGATGGTTGTGTACAAGTTGGGGGAGCTCTTGGGTGAGCGCCCTGAAGCCGTTCGATCCCGCCACACCAATCTCGAATGA
- the LOC101504477 gene encoding uncharacterized protein: protein MGSNVHVPFKTETTSVWTDEMHVQFLKTMEASFIRKMLQQNRDGCSRLKRQLPDKKIASSDSMVPSTKIASSKRTRRRLIEVHNSSLEQVVPQLENGKEGASASCVAVDVDEEHSRSD from the exons ATGGGATCTAATGTGCACGTTCCGTTCAAGACCGAAACGACGTCGGTTTGGACGGATGAAATGCACGTGCAATTCCTGAAGACGATGGAAGCCTCATTCATCCGTAAAATGCTACAACAAAACCGTGACGGTTGTTCCCGCCTCAAGCGCCAACTCCCAGATAAGAAAATAGCATCCTCAG ATTCAATGGTTCCAAGCACCAAAATCGCAAGTAGTAAAAGGACGAGGAGGAGATTGATTGAAGTGCACAACTCATCACTAGAGCAG GTGGTCCCTCAGCTAGAAAATGGAAAAGAAGGTGCTTCAGCTTCTTGTGTTGCAGTTGACGTTGATGAGGAACACAGTAGaagtgattaa